One window of Hymenobacter canadensis genomic DNA carries:
- a CDS encoding LytR/AlgR family response regulator transcription factor has translation MKILLVEDEARIARRLERMTRDFFGSRLEAMTICDGLPPALHALETAPPDLLLLDLNLNGQDGFDLLKSVAAGAFHTIIISAYTEKAITAFAHGVLDFVPKPFTEERLAQAFARLTKTTTASKPSNSLQFLAVKKQGSLVLLDIKDLLYIKGAGIYTELHLQNGKKELHDKSLEKLAQLLPASFERIHKSYIVCLAQAERIIVHEGSSYQLLLKNGELLPIGRSRYKELRSKMG, from the coding sequence ATGAAGATTCTGCTTGTTGAAGACGAAGCCCGCATCGCCCGGCGGCTGGAGCGCATGACCCGCGACTTCTTCGGTTCCCGACTCGAAGCCATGACCATCTGCGATGGGCTACCCCCGGCCCTGCACGCCCTCGAAACCGCCCCGCCCGACCTGCTCCTGCTCGACCTGAACCTGAACGGCCAGGACGGCTTCGACCTGCTGAAAAGCGTCGCGGCCGGCGCCTTTCACACCATCATCATCTCGGCCTACACCGAGAAAGCCATCACCGCCTTCGCCCACGGCGTGCTCGATTTCGTGCCCAAGCCGTTCACCGAAGAGCGCCTCGCGCAGGCTTTTGCCCGCCTGACCAAGACCACGACGGCCAGCAAGCCCAGCAACAGCCTCCAATTTCTCGCCGTGAAGAAGCAGGGTAGCCTGGTCTTGCTTGACATCAAAGACCTGCTCTACATCAAAGGGGCCGGCATCTACACCGAGCTGCACCTGCAAAACGGCAAAAAAGAGCTGCACGACAAGTCCCTCGAAAAGCTGGCGCAGCTACTGCCCGCTTCCTTCGAGCGCATCCACAAGTCCTACATCGTCTGCCTCGCGCAGGCCGAAAGAATCATTGTGCACGAAGGCAGCAGCTACCAGCTGCTCCTCAAAAACGGGGAACTGCTGCCCATTGGCCGCTCCCGCTATAAGGAGCTACGCAGCAAAATGGGCTGA
- a CDS encoding histidine kinase — MARFLCFCLLLLALASCQSEVRYAPADVVYRLGDDPRWAARSYDDSRWQPARGATGTRVFWTRTWVTLHQRNPRTPLGTQVHAFGAFEVYWDGVRIGQNGELATSGRAEVPGTEASYYPVPDSLAQPGRHLVALRSTQAYLTEDERGTYVHLDSYLRLLQGPLIVMSFMNLMAGAFLIAAIYYLFLLLNSRRKEPAILVFSVICFLFFALLILEYVKFYLVIPYPQFYLRLEAIGWLTFAISLLVPLYFTLQFNLPRKGLLAVGMTAVLLSIYSLHLHQYDLTAMYFSYAMWLASVAVVAAAMVRKARGAGVVLAGLLASAVVNYFLFYDSGLFIGYMLLVLCMLYLHTIRVRAMETEHQAAQLLSARLKLELLKKNIQPHFIKNTLTSMLDWVEESPQEGAVFIHALAREFDILNDIAEATLIPVSQEIELCRHHLRVMQFRKEIRYELETAGIEPADLIPPAIFHTVLENGITHSLPLADGSIRFRLSFERLGRHRHYSLLTCARNRPETGDGQPSTGFHYIEARLRESFGSRWEFSSHAVPEGWLTSIKIGPLA, encoded by the coding sequence ATGGCCCGATTCCTCTGCTTTTGTCTGCTGCTGCTTGCCCTTGCGTCCTGCCAGTCGGAGGTGCGCTACGCGCCGGCCGACGTCGTGTACCGCCTCGGCGACGACCCGCGCTGGGCCGCCCGGTCGTACGACGACTCCCGCTGGCAACCAGCCCGCGGAGCCACCGGCACCCGCGTGTTCTGGACGCGCACCTGGGTCACACTGCACCAGCGCAACCCCCGCACGCCGCTGGGCACGCAGGTCCATGCATTCGGGGCGTTTGAGGTGTACTGGGACGGCGTCCGCATCGGCCAGAACGGCGAGCTGGCTACCAGCGGGCGGGCCGAGGTGCCCGGCACCGAAGCCAGCTACTACCCGGTACCGGATTCGCTGGCGCAGCCCGGCCGCCACCTCGTGGCCCTGCGCAGCACCCAGGCATACCTCACTGAGGACGAGCGCGGCACCTACGTCCACCTCGACAGCTACCTGCGGCTGCTGCAGGGCCCGCTCATCGTTATGTCGTTCATGAACCTGATGGCCGGCGCCTTCCTCATTGCGGCCATTTATTATCTGTTTCTGCTGCTGAACAGCCGCCGGAAGGAGCCCGCCATTCTGGTGTTCAGCGTCATCTGCTTCCTGTTTTTCGCGCTGCTGATTCTGGAGTACGTCAAGTTCTACCTCGTCATTCCCTACCCGCAGTTTTACCTGCGGCTGGAAGCCATTGGCTGGCTCACGTTTGCCATTTCCCTGCTGGTGCCGCTGTATTTCACCCTCCAGTTTAACCTCCCGCGAAAAGGGCTGCTGGCCGTGGGCATGACGGCGGTGCTCCTGAGCATCTATAGCCTTCATCTGCATCAGTACGACCTCACGGCCATGTATTTTAGCTACGCCATGTGGCTGGCCTCGGTAGCGGTGGTGGCGGCGGCCATGGTCCGGAAGGCCCGGGGGGCGGGCGTGGTGCTGGCCGGGCTGCTGGCCAGCGCGGTGGTCAATTACTTCCTGTTCTATGATTCCGGGCTGTTTATCGGCTACATGCTGCTCGTGCTGTGCATGCTCTACCTGCACACCATCCGGGTGCGGGCCATGGAAACCGAGCACCAGGCCGCCCAGCTGCTGTCGGCACGCCTGAAGCTGGAGCTGCTGAAGAAAAACATCCAGCCCCATTTCATCAAAAACACGCTCACCTCCATGCTCGACTGGGTGGAGGAGTCGCCCCAGGAAGGCGCGGTGTTCATCCACGCCCTGGCCCGGGAGTTCGACATTCTCAACGACATTGCCGAGGCGACGCTCATCCCCGTGAGTCAGGAAATTGAGCTTTGCCGCCACCATTTGCGGGTGATGCAGTTCCGCAAGGAAATCCGCTACGAGCTGGAAACGGCCGGCATCGAGCCCGCCGACCTCATCCCGCCGGCCATCTTCCACACCGTGCTCGAAAACGGCATCACCCACAGCTTGCCCCTGGCCGATGGCAGCATCCGGTTCCGGCTTAGCTTTGAGCGTCTCGGCCGGCATCGGCACTACTCGCTGCTCACCTGCGCCCGCAACCGGCCCGAAACCGGCGACGGCCAGCCCAGCACCGGCTTTCACTACATCGAGGCCCGTCTGCGGGAAAGCTTCGGGAGCCGCTGGGAGTTCAGCTCGCACGCCGTGCCGGAAGGCTGGCTTACGTCCATCAAAATCGGCCCGCTCGCATGA